In one window of Corallococcus macrosporus DNA:
- a CDS encoding alkaline phosphatase family protein, translating into MRESLSELVSENSRNWANTLVRRIGSKVPPAAARRPRNALLVHLDGVPKALLDEAIAAGRMPFVSQLVRSGAYHLENAFWGAPTSTPFFQAGLLYGLQHPNLPGYSWYDRALGRKVQMNTPADAMAIDARLRGHGRTSLLDHGGHTYFSLFHAGAMNRMCMSTLSSFKLMARSFAYEMQGLGSARTKGAWDFLRSFGMESWHAVREVRQWARALNDWRHEQGFLLSRILLQRLGWSFAYTKSLVDMVRGVPLIYLVYGNYDEVAHRRGPRSELALQELHRVDASLAELFAVARAAPEPYDVILLSDHGHVDSLPLEQRQGRRLEAVLFEGEVPPLKDDVRRGLLDGRSPPAPDTAAREPFIPVVVEAGNFAHVYLSGRPVPLEARELLALHPEVLARATSNPDIGMVAMRRGAEAVVVMGGGVYGPADLDRAPLTTEYSRRAVADFLHGLPRMDTAGDLVLFGEAVQKGGTVGFAWEFGSHGGLTRVESDSLVMWPANGPVDLSGLSHCARLHERLAEAYLDTGSPRILH; encoded by the coding sequence GTGCGCGAAAGTCTCAGCGAGCTGGTCAGCGAAAATTCACGAAACTGGGCGAATACCCTCGTCCGGAGGATTGGCTCGAAAGTTCCGCCAGCGGCTGCCCGTCGGCCCCGGAACGCACTGCTGGTCCACCTGGACGGGGTGCCCAAGGCCCTCCTGGACGAGGCCATCGCGGCGGGCCGGATGCCCTTCGTTTCACAGTTGGTCCGCTCTGGCGCGTATCACCTGGAGAACGCCTTCTGGGGCGCGCCCACCTCCACGCCCTTCTTCCAGGCGGGGCTGCTCTACGGGCTGCAACACCCCAACCTGCCGGGCTACAGCTGGTACGACCGGGCGCTCGGCCGCAAGGTCCAGATGAACACCCCGGCCGACGCGATGGCCATTGATGCGCGCCTGCGCGGCCACGGCCGCACGAGCCTGTTGGATCACGGAGGGCACACCTACTTCTCGCTCTTCCACGCGGGCGCCATGAACCGCATGTGCATGAGCACGCTGTCGAGCTTCAAGCTGATGGCGCGCTCGTTCGCGTACGAGATGCAGGGTCTGGGGTCCGCGCGCACCAAGGGCGCATGGGACTTCCTGCGTTCCTTCGGCATGGAGTCCTGGCACGCCGTGCGCGAGGTGCGCCAGTGGGCGCGCGCCCTGAACGACTGGCGCCACGAGCAGGGTTTCCTCCTGAGCCGCATCCTCCTCCAGCGGTTGGGCTGGAGCTTCGCGTACACGAAGTCCCTGGTGGACATGGTGCGCGGCGTGCCGCTCATCTACCTGGTCTACGGCAACTACGACGAGGTGGCCCACCGCCGGGGCCCGCGCTCGGAGCTGGCGCTCCAGGAGCTGCACCGGGTGGACGCGTCGCTCGCGGAGCTGTTCGCCGTGGCCCGCGCCGCGCCGGAGCCCTACGACGTCATCCTCCTGTCCGACCACGGCCACGTGGACAGCCTGCCCCTGGAGCAGCGCCAGGGCCGGCGCCTGGAGGCCGTCCTCTTCGAAGGGGAAGTGCCGCCGCTGAAGGACGACGTGCGCCGGGGCCTGCTGGATGGCCGCTCGCCCCCTGCGCCGGACACCGCCGCGCGCGAGCCCTTCATCCCGGTGGTGGTGGAGGCCGGCAACTTCGCGCACGTGTACCTGAGCGGACGGCCCGTGCCGCTGGAGGCGCGCGAGCTCCTGGCGCTCCACCCGGAGGTGCTGGCCCGGGCGACGAGCAACCCGGACATCGGCATGGTGGCGATGCGCCGGGGCGCGGAGGCCGTCGTGGTGATGGGCGGAGGCGTCTACGGCCCGGCGGACCTGGACCGCGCGCCGCTCACCACCGAGTACAGCCGGCGCGCCGTGGCGGACTTCCTCCACGGACTGCCGCGCATGGACACCGCGGGCGACCTGGTCCTCTTCGGCGAGGCCGTCCAGAAGGGCGGCACGGTGGGCTTCGCCTGGGAGTTCGGCTCGCACGGCGGGCTCACCCGCGTGGAGTCCGACAGCCTGGTGATGTGGCCCGCCAACGGCCCGGTGGACCTGTCCGGCCTCAGCCATTGCGCGCGGCTGCACGAGCGGCTGGCGGAGGCCTACCTGGACACCGGCTCGCCGCGCATCCTGCATTGA
- a CDS encoding lysylphosphatidylglycerol synthase transmembrane domain-containing protein → MRLPNAGGRTWLKVLGGVVGLVLSVLLLSTAFFKWNLSGTGALLTPRFPLDKFVRDLPGHLVWLVPFMLLQASLVPLRAVQWQATLRKPIPFKDRFQMVGIGVFVHNALPGKLGEVTRSFLLSRTHKIPFIRSLGSVGVCKLMEFACLMLLVALSFLGPFGETMAHFRTELHVALSLCIGLVALVVLLAHWAAPLGRWLHQRHTMPRVDSFLNHVGEGLGTARSFKGMAKVFFFSIFPVFASALAYGLALHGVHIPGGLFAGAVVLGAISLGQSLPGVPAGMGIYYFVTSWAARALGSNPEDAAAFATLTHLGTVISQVAVGAWSVHKSKLRIRDLRKGGRLANAAAHHVAHEAVEPAPP, encoded by the coding sequence ATGCGGCTTCCCAACGCCGGTGGACGCACGTGGCTCAAGGTGCTGGGCGGGGTGGTGGGACTTGTCCTGTCCGTGCTCCTGCTCTCCACCGCGTTCTTCAAGTGGAACCTGAGCGGGACCGGGGCCCTGCTGACGCCGCGCTTCCCGCTGGACAAGTTCGTGCGCGACCTGCCGGGGCACCTGGTCTGGCTGGTGCCGTTCATGCTGCTGCAGGCGTCGTTGGTGCCGCTGAGGGCGGTGCAGTGGCAGGCCACGCTGCGCAAGCCCATCCCGTTCAAGGACCGCTTCCAGATGGTCGGCATCGGCGTGTTCGTGCACAACGCGCTGCCGGGAAAGCTGGGGGAGGTGACGCGCTCCTTCCTGCTGTCGCGCACGCACAAGATTCCGTTCATCCGGAGCCTGGGCTCCGTGGGCGTGTGCAAGCTGATGGAGTTCGCGTGCCTGATGCTGCTGGTGGCCCTGTCCTTCCTGGGGCCCTTCGGCGAGACGATGGCCCACTTCCGCACGGAGCTGCACGTGGCGCTGTCGCTGTGCATCGGCCTGGTGGCCCTGGTGGTGCTGCTGGCCCACTGGGCGGCGCCGCTGGGCAGGTGGCTGCACCAGCGCCACACCATGCCCCGCGTGGACAGCTTCCTGAACCACGTGGGCGAGGGCCTGGGCACCGCGCGCTCCTTCAAGGGCATGGCGAAGGTGTTCTTCTTCTCCATCTTCCCGGTGTTCGCCTCCGCGCTGGCGTACGGCCTGGCGCTGCACGGCGTCCACATCCCGGGCGGCCTCTTCGCGGGCGCCGTGGTGCTGGGCGCCATCTCCCTGGGACAGTCGCTGCCGGGCGTCCCGGCGGGCATGGGCATCTACTACTTCGTCACGAGCTGGGCGGCGCGCGCGCTGGGCTCCAACCCGGAGGACGCGGCGGCCTTCGCCACGCTCACGCACCTGGGCACCGTCATCAGCCAGGTGGCCGTGGGCGCTTGGTCCGTGCACAAGTCCAAGCTGCGGATCCGCGACCTGCGCAAGGGCGGGCGGCTGGCCAACGCCGCCGCGCACCACGTGGCGCATGAAGCGGTGGAGCCCGCGCCGCCCTGA
- a CDS encoding 2Fe-2S iron-sulfur cluster-binding protein, producing MPKVTFKSPLAEVAVDVPSGTTLLDAAEKGEAQVGHSCGGVCGCSTCHVWVRKGLDSLSEQRDDEMDRLDMGFDVRPYSRLSCQTEVGAEDVTVEITEESLVAFMDENPVIRRKLESEGRWPLKK from the coding sequence GTGCCCAAGGTCACCTTCAAGAGTCCCCTGGCGGAGGTCGCCGTGGACGTGCCCTCGGGCACCACCCTGCTGGACGCCGCGGAGAAGGGCGAGGCCCAGGTGGGCCACAGCTGCGGCGGCGTGTGCGGGTGCTCCACCTGCCACGTCTGGGTCCGCAAGGGCCTGGACTCGCTGAGCGAGCAGCGGGACGACGAGATGGACCGCCTGGACATGGGCTTCGACGTCCGGCCGTACTCCCGCCTGTCCTGCCAGACGGAGGTCGGCGCCGAGGACGTCACGGTGGAGATCACCGAGGAGTCCCTGGTCGCCTTCATGGACGAGAACCCGGTCATCCGCCGGAAGCTCGAGTCCGAAGGCCGCTGGCCGCTGAAGAAGTAG